One part of the Prunus persica cultivar Lovell chromosome G5, Prunus_persica_NCBIv2, whole genome shotgun sequence genome encodes these proteins:
- the LOC18776281 gene encoding actin-interacting protein 1-2 — protein sequence MTQLTEAYACVPSTERGRGILISGDPKSDRLLYTNGRSVIIMNLQNPLDVAVYAEHAYPATVARFSPNGEWIASADVSGTVRIWGTHNDFVLKNEFKVLSGRIDDLQWSPDGMRIVASGEGKGKSLVRAFMWDSGSTVGDFDGHSKRVLSCAFKPTRPFRIVTCGEDFLVNFYEGPPFKFKLSHRDHSNFVNCVRFSPDGSKFITVSSDKSGIIYDAKTAEKIGGFSSEDGHKGSIYALSWSPDGKQVLTVSADKSAKVWEISEDNNGKVKRTLPPPGSGGVDDMLVGCLWQNDHLVTVSLGGTISIFSASDLDKAPLLISGHMKNITSLAVLNSVPKVILSSSYDGLIVKWIQGVGYGGKLRRKENSQIKCLAAVEEEIVSCGFDNKVWRVPVHSDQCGDAEPIDIGSQPKDISLALQSPELALVSTDTGVVMLRGTKVVSTINLGFTVTACTIAPDGSEAIVGGQDGKLHMYSITGDTLKEEAVLEKHRGSISVIRYSPDVSMFASGDLNREAVIWDRVSREVKLKNMLYHTARINCLAWSPDSSMVATGSLDTCVIIYEVDKPASSRITIKNAHLGGVYGLAFTDEHTVVSSGEDAFVRAWRLTPQ from the exons ATGACCCAACTCACCGAGGCCTACGCCTGCGTACCGTCAACGGAGCGAGGCCGTGGGATTCTGATCTCCGGCGATCCCAAATCCGACAGGCTCCTCTATACCAATGGCAGATCCGTAATTATCATGAATCTTCAGAATCCTCTCGACGTCGCCGTTTACGCCGAGCACGCATACCCCGCCACCGTCGCCAGGTTCTCGCCCAACGGCGAGTGGATCGCGTCGGCCGATGTCTCCGGCACTGTGAGGATTTGGGGGACCCACAACGACTTCGTTCTGAAGAACGAGTTCAAGGTCCTCTCGGGTCGGATCGACGACCTCCAGTGGTCCCCTGACGGAATGAGGATCGTTGCTTCTGgtgaaggaaaaggaaaatcctTAGTTCGCGCATTCAT GTGGGATTCGGGCTCGACTGTGGGGGATTTTGATGGGCACTCGAAGCGAGTTTTAAGCTGTGCGTTTAAGCCAACAAGACCCTTTCGCATTGTCACTTGTGGAGAGGATTTCTTGGTCAATTTCTACGAAGGACCGCCCTTTAAATTCAAGCTGTCTCACAG GGATCATTCAAACTTTGTGAATTGTGTGAGATTCTCTCCAGATGGAAGTAAGTTTATCACTGTAAGCTCAGATAAAAGTGGTATTATTTATGATGCAAAGACCGCGGAGAAGATTGGAGGGTTTTCCTCTGAAGATGGCCACAAAGGCAGTATTTATGCTCTTAGCTGGAGTCCTGATGGTAAACAG gttCTGACTGTGTCTGCTGACAAATCAGCAAAAGTATGGGAGATATCCGAGGATAATAATGGGAAGGTGAAAAGAACATTGCCTCCTCCTGGATCAGGTGGAGTGGATGACATGCTAGTTGGGTGTCTATGGCAGAATGATCATCTTGTTACTGTTTCACTTGGAGGCACCATTAGTATATTCTCAGCAAGTGACCTTGATAAAGCCCCGCTGTTGATATCTGGACACATGAAAAATATTACGTCGTTAGCTGTTCTAAATAGTGTCCCAAAAGTTATATTGTCTAGCAGCTATGATGGTCTAATTGTTAAATGGATTCAAGGCGTTGGATATGGTGGAAAATTACGAAGGAAGGAAAATTCTCAAATAAAATGTTTAGCAGCTGTTGAAGAAGAAATCGTTTCATGTGGATTTGACAATAAG GTTTGGAGAGTTCCTGTCCACAGTGATCAATGTGGAGATGCAGAGCCTATTGATATTGGCAGTCAGCCAAAGGACATAAGCCTTGCCCTTCAATCTCCTGAACTTGCTTTGGTTTCAACTGACACGGGAGTTGTCATGCTCCGTGGCACAAAAGTAGTGTCAACTATTAACCTTGGGTTTACTGTGACTGCATGTACTATTGCACCAGATGGAAGTGAAGCCATCGTTGGTGGGCAGGACGGTAAACTGCATATGTATTCTATAACAGGTGATACACTTAAAGAAGAGGCTGTCTTAGAGAAACATCGGGGGTCTATTTCTGTCATACGCTACTCTCCTGATGTTTCAATGTTTGCATCTGGAGATTTGAACCGAGAAGCTGTCATCTGGGATCGTGTCTCCCGAGAG GTCAAGCTTAAGAACATGTTGTACCATACTGCCCGGATAAACTGCCTTGCTTGGTCTCCTGATAGCAGCATGGTTGCAACTGGGTCTCTTGACACGTGTGTCATTATATATGAAGTTGACAAGCCTGCATCAAGCCGTATAACCATTAAGAATGCTCACTTGGGTGGGGTGTACGGCTTAGCTTTCACGGATGAGCACACTGTGGTAAGCTCTGGCGAGGATGCATTTGTTCGTGCTTGGAGGTTGACTCCGCAATGA
- the LOC18777093 gene encoding myb-related protein 308 isoform X2 produces the protein MRKPCCEKTEITKGAWSKQEDQKLIDYIQKHGEGCWNSLPKAAGLRRCGKSCRLRWINYLRPDLKRGSFGEDEEDLIIRLHALLGNRWSLIAGRLPGRTDNEVKNYWNSHIRKKLVKMGTTTTTTSTALDQKKPPHHDNKVL, from the exons ATGAGGAAGCCTTGCTGTGAGAAGACAGAGATAACTAAAGGAGCATGGTCTAAGCAAGAAGATCAGAAACTCATTGATTACATCCAGAAACATGGGGAAGGTTGTTGGAATTCCCTTCCTAAGGCTGCTG GCTTGCGACGCTGCGGTAAAAGTTGTCGACTGAGATGGATAAACTATCTGAGACCAGATCTTAAACGCGGAAGCTTTggagaagatgaagaggaCCTCATCATCAGGCTTCATGCACTCCTCGGGAACCG GTGGTCATTGATAGCAGGAAGACTGCCAGGAAGGACAGACAACGAGGTGAAGAATTACTGGAACTCCCATATAAGGAAAAAGCTAGTAAAGATGGGTACcactactactactactagtACGGCTCTTGATCAGAAAAAACCCCCTCACCACGACAATAAG GTGTTATAA
- the LOC18777093 gene encoding transcription factor MYB3 isoform X3 — translation MRKPCCEKTEITKGAWSKQEDQKLIDYIQKHGEGCWNSLPKAAGLRRCGKSCRLRWINYLRPDLKRGSFGEDEEDLIIRLHALLGNRKTARKDRQRGEELLELPYKEKASKDGYHYYYY, via the exons ATGAGGAAGCCTTGCTGTGAGAAGACAGAGATAACTAAAGGAGCATGGTCTAAGCAAGAAGATCAGAAACTCATTGATTACATCCAGAAACATGGGGAAGGTTGTTGGAATTCCCTTCCTAAGGCTGCTG GCTTGCGACGCTGCGGTAAAAGTTGTCGACTGAGATGGATAAACTATCTGAGACCAGATCTTAAACGCGGAAGCTTTggagaagatgaagaggaCCTCATCATCAGGCTTCATGCACTCCTCGGGAACCG GAAGACTGCCAGGAAGGACAGACAACGAGGTGAAGAATTACTGGAACTCCCATATAAGGAAAAAGCTAGTAAAGATGGGTACcactactactactactag
- the LOC18777093 gene encoding transcription repressor MYB4 isoform X1, producing the protein MRKPCCEKTEITKGAWSKQEDQKLIDYIQKHGEGCWNSLPKAAGLRRCGKSCRLRWINYLRPDLKRGSFGEDEEDLIIRLHALLGNRWSLIAGRLPGRTDNEVKNYWNSHIRKKLVKMGTTTTTTSTALDQKKPPHHDNKVPLLLQPDARNPILFRPPARTTDQKRAPNHNDEVDVSDSMSINGGNQLQTGVIMSNKSCCLPDLNLDLTLSLQLAVGERQQSDI; encoded by the exons ATGAGGAAGCCTTGCTGTGAGAAGACAGAGATAACTAAAGGAGCATGGTCTAAGCAAGAAGATCAGAAACTCATTGATTACATCCAGAAACATGGGGAAGGTTGTTGGAATTCCCTTCCTAAGGCTGCTG GCTTGCGACGCTGCGGTAAAAGTTGTCGACTGAGATGGATAAACTATCTGAGACCAGATCTTAAACGCGGAAGCTTTggagaagatgaagaggaCCTCATCATCAGGCTTCATGCACTCCTCGGGAACCG GTGGTCATTGATAGCAGGAAGACTGCCAGGAAGGACAGACAACGAGGTGAAGAATTACTGGAACTCCCATATAAGGAAAAAGCTAGTAAAGATGGGTACcactactactactactagtACGGCTCTTGATCAGAAAAAACCCCCTCACCACGACAATAAGGTACCACTACTATTGCAGCCTGATGCTAGAAATCCAATATTATTTAGGCCACCTGCGAGGACGACGGATCAGAAGCGTGCGCCTAATCATAATGATGAGGTGGACGTCTCGGATTCCATGAGTATTAACGGTGGTAATCAACTTCAAACAGGTGTTATAATGAGCAACAAAAGCTGCTGTTTGCCTGACTTAAATCTTGACCTCACTCTAAGTCTCCAGTTGGCTGTGGGAGAGAGGCAGCAATCTGATATCTGA
- the LOC18778057 gene encoding myb-related protein 308 codes for MRKPCCEKKKTNKGAWSKQEDEKLSQYIQKHGEGSWRSIPLAAGLHRCGKSCRLRWVNYLRPDLKRGNFGEDEEDLIIKLHALLGNRWSLIAGRLPGRTDNEVKNYWNTHLKRKLIQMGVDPNNHRIGHNFGHTKSFGSRINTNDQPSVNSHSDDPLLDSTSEPESNTSCSALPDLNLDLTIGLPISLGY; via the exons ATGAGGAAACCTTGCTGtgagaagaaaaagacgaACAAAGGAGCATGGTCCAAGCAAGAAGATGAGAAGCTCAGTCAGTATATTCAAAAACACGGCGAAGGTAGCTGGCGCTCCATACCACTGGCtgcag GCTTGCATCGGTGTGGAAAGAGTTGCAGACTGAGATGGGTAAATTATCTAAGGCCAGACTTGAAACGTGGCAACTTTGGTGAGGATGAAGAGGACCTCATTATCAAGCTCCATGCACTTCTTGGAAACAG GTGGTCATTAATTGCTGGAAGATTGCCCGGACGGACTGACAATGAAGTGAAGAATTACTGGAACACTCATCTAAAGAGAAAACTAATACAGATGGGAGTAGACCCAAATAACCATCGGATAGGGCACAATTTTGGCCACACTAAATCATTTGGCTCCAGGATTAATACAAATGATCAGCCAAGTGTAAATTCTCACTCTGATGATCCATTGTTAGATTCTACAAGTGAACCCGAAAGCAACACAAGCTGCAGTGCTTTGCCCGACCTCAATCTTGATCTCACTATAGGccttccaatttcattgggaTATTGA
- the LOC18776491 gene encoding protein MOTHER of FT and TFL1 isoform X1 — MAASVDPLVVGRVIGDVVDMFVPTVNMSVYFGSKHVTNGCDIKPSMAINPPKITVSGQPGELYTLQVMTDPDAPSPSEPSMREWVHWIVADIPGGTSPVRGKEILAYVGPRPPVGIHRYILVLFQQKGPMGLVEQPSSRAHFNTRFFAAQLDLGLPVSTVYFNSQKEPANRRR; from the exons aTGGCTGCCTCCGTTGATCCTCTCGTTGTTGGGCGAGTGATCGGAGATGTGGTGGACATGTTTGTCCCAACTGTGAACATGTCCGTCTACTTTGGGTCCAAGCATGTCACCAATGGCTGCGATATCAAACCTTCCATGGCCATCAACCCCCCCAAGATCACAGTCTCTGGTCAGCCCGGCGAGCTCTACACTCTG CAGGTGATGACTGACCCCGATGCTCCGAGCCCGAGTGAGCCGAGCATGAGGGAGTGGGTCCATTG GATCGTGGCTGACATCCCTGGAGGAACAAGCCCTGTTAGAG GGAAAGAGATACTGGCTTACGTGGGTCCGAGGCCACCAGTGGGAATTCACCGCTACATTCTGGTGCTGTTTCAGCAGAAGGGTCCGATGGGGCTGGTGGAGCAGCCATCCTCTCGTGCGCACTTCAACACTCGGTTTTTCGCTGCGCAGCTCGATCTTGGATTGCCTGTTTCCACCGTCTACTTCAACTCCCAGAAGGAACCAGCAAACAGGAGGCGCTGA
- the LOC18776491 gene encoding protein MOTHER of FT and TFL1 isoform X2 has product MAASVDPLVVGRVIGDVVDMFVPTVNMSVYFGSKHVTNGCDIKPSMAINPPKITVSGQPGELYTLVMTDPDAPSPSEPSMREWVHWIVADIPGGTSPVRGKEILAYVGPRPPVGIHRYILVLFQQKGPMGLVEQPSSRAHFNTRFFAAQLDLGLPVSTVYFNSQKEPANRRR; this is encoded by the exons aTGGCTGCCTCCGTTGATCCTCTCGTTGTTGGGCGAGTGATCGGAGATGTGGTGGACATGTTTGTCCCAACTGTGAACATGTCCGTCTACTTTGGGTCCAAGCATGTCACCAATGGCTGCGATATCAAACCTTCCATGGCCATCAACCCCCCCAAGATCACAGTCTCTGGTCAGCCCGGCGAGCTCTACACTCTG GTGATGACTGACCCCGATGCTCCGAGCCCGAGTGAGCCGAGCATGAGGGAGTGGGTCCATTG GATCGTGGCTGACATCCCTGGAGGAACAAGCCCTGTTAGAG GGAAAGAGATACTGGCTTACGTGGGTCCGAGGCCACCAGTGGGAATTCACCGCTACATTCTGGTGCTGTTTCAGCAGAAGGGTCCGATGGGGCTGGTGGAGCAGCCATCCTCTCGTGCGCACTTCAACACTCGGTTTTTCGCTGCGCAGCTCGATCTTGGATTGCCTGTTTCCACCGTCTACTTCAACTCCCAGAAGGAACCAGCAAACAGGAGGCGCTGA